The Anaerohalosphaeraceae bacterium genomic interval TGGAGCATGCTGATGGCATCCATGGCGTTTCGTGACCCCTGTTTGATGACGGCGATGTCCGCCCGCATCAACTCCCGGACAGCCAGGCCGGCCGCATCATCCTTGGCACTGTTGATCCGCAGGCCGGAGGAAAGACGTTCGACGGAGCGAGCGAGGGCATCGTAACTCCTTCCCAGGTGTCGAGCCGCGCCTTCCGCCATTAGGTTGTTTTTAATTGCCAACATGGGTACTTCTCCTTACCAGTTATGAGTTTAGGCTCTGACAATCTCCTATAAAGAGTTCAATTTTTCACTTCTGACAAAGGTATTATCGGAAACTTTTTAGGGTTCTTTAGACCTATAAAGTAAGTTCCGAAAAAAACTTTTGTTTTGGGGAAAAGAAGCGGCTTATCCGATTTTTATCGGACGTTGAAGTATTTCAAAAAAATAAAAGACAGATTTTCAGAGCCAAAATGATTCTTCAGACTGGGATTTGGAAAGCAGAACAGAGGAATTTATATGCCGAAACGAAGAATGGCCTGTGCAGCAGCACGGGCGGCCTGGGGGCTGTCTATTTCCCCTTGTTCGAGGGCCTTTTTGGCCTCGAGGACGGCGGAATCAGATGTCTGCAGGCTGCGGAGGGCCTTTTGGACAAAAGGATGGTAATCGGTTCTCAACTCCAAACGAACAGACCGGTCTGTTTTGGATGGTTTGGATGAATCCAAAGCGGCAGGTTTCCGGTCTCCGGATGGGGTAACCGGCGGATTGATGTCAAATTGTACCGGGTCTATTGGATTCATCATATTATTATTCTCGGGAAAAACTTAAAAAACTTAAGGAAAAAATCACAAAAAAATTAAAGAGCCCCCCTTTTTTGACGATAATATATGTCTTTAAATAAAGAGATTCAGATTTTCTGAATCAGGGTGTATTGGATAACTTGTTTGGGTGTCGGGAGTTGCCGAAATTTCCGTGGCGGAGGCCTTCATGGACGCTCCATCCGGGCTTTGAGGTCGCCGATACCGTTCCTCCTGCATTTCATATCGCAGGTTCCAGTCGGAGGGACCGTCGGAGTGGGTGTGTTTGTGTTCCGAATTGGGCATTTGGCTGACTTCAATTTTCCGAATGGAAATGCCCTGACTTTCCAGAGAAGCCAGGATGTTGGGCAGAGATTTTTCGATTTCCTGGCGGGTTTGTTCTTTCTGCACCTCGAGCAAACCGGTTATTTCGTCGCCGATTTTGTCAAATTTTATTCGAACGATCCCTAATCCCTCCGGGGAAAGGGCGATTTGGATGGTTTGTACATTATTTTGTACGGCGGTTTGAAGGTTTCGGAGAACCTGCTGGGATGCGGAAAGGGGGGTGTCCGGTTCCGCAGAAACTTTTACGGACTCCGAGACCGCGGTTCCGGAGCGGGTTGTTAGGCCGGCTTCTGTATTCTGCGGGAGGCGGCTCGAGACAGAAACGGGGTTAAACAAATCTGTACTGAGGGGATTTTTGTCTTTTGATTCCTGATTGGGGGTTGAGTCAAATGCCCCGGAAAGGTTTAGCGAGCGTTTCACCTTTGCTTTGTCCAGGGAAATTTCCGCCGCCGCTTCACTCTCTGATTCATTAAGTTTTCCGGAAACCGCAGGCTGGTGTCCCGGTATCGTAAGCAGCGGCTTCGGCGGCAGATTGGGGGCGGGGGCCGAAGGCTCTTTTGGAGGGTTTTGAATGATAAGATTTTGTTTATTGACAGATACTGCAGGATGTTCCGGAGACGCAGAACTTCCTTTTGAATCAGAACTAACTTTTTGTCCGGCGGACGAGTGAGCTGAGACGACATCTGTTGCGGCCGATTCATTTTTGACTTTGGATATATTGTTTGGCTGGAAAGCGGGGGTGGGTTTCAGCGGCGGTCTTTCAACCGAGGTATTCAGGTGATTGGGAACTGATGTTGCCTCCAAAGAAGGTTTAAGTGTGGATTTGGGCGAACTGGGCAAGAAAGATAGATTTTTTTCGGGAGTTTGAATGCTGTTTAGGAGGATCGGCCGTCCCGGATTTTTGAATAAACCTTTTTCCGGGAGCGGCAGTGCTTCACTCAGTTTTGCAAGAAGTGCCTCTGCTGGCGATTCGTTCTGCCCATCGTCTTGTTTGTTGGGTTTTTTTGAAATTTGGGAATTCGTTTGTTTTTTACCGAGTTTGCTGTTTAAAACCTTCAAAAAAGAATTGTCAGAAGCTTCTCCGGCTGTGAAGGACGGCGAGGGATTGGATTCGTGCGTGAGGCTGGCTGATTCAGAGTGCTGCTGCGTCTTTTTCCTGGATGCCGTTTCACTTAAAGGTGCTTCTGTTGAGGTCGTACGCGCGGACGGTTCAATCGGTGCAGTCAAAATATTTGCAATCCCTGCTGTTTGTGTCATAGCGATACATTCTCCGTTCCAAAAAAGTTTTATAGAAAGCAGAGCAATTTATATGCCAACACAACCCTATGCCGTATCTGATTTCGTAAAACATTACAGAATATAGAGATAGAGTTGCTGGGCAACAGGGCTTTGGGGCTTTTTGTATCCGAATTGCGGCAAAAATTTCCTGTTTGTGTGAAAAAAATGAACGAGCAGGCCTGTTTTGCAGGGTGTATTAAGATTGAAAAGAAAGTTAGAAAAAAGTATTCTTGTGTCCAAAATCGCGGAATCAACTCAAAACGGAGTTTTTGATATTGAAACTAAAGCCGGAAACAATCGGGTCCCAGCTGGCTGCTCTTGTAAAGGGAGATGTCCATATCGATATTTACAATCGAGTTGCATTCAGCACGGATGCGAGTATTTACCAAATCTTTCCGCAATGTGTGGTATCTGTTCGGGATGAGGAGGATATCCGCCGGGTTATCCAGTACGCCCGAGAGAAGGGACTGTCTGTGGCGGCAAGGGGGGCCGGCAGCGGTGTGGCGGGAGAATCTTTGACGGACGGCATCGTCATAGATGTCCGCCGGTATATGGACCGAATTTTGTCTGTGAGCGAAGACGGAGAGCAAGTGACGGTTCAGCCGGGGGTGGTTCTGGATGACCTGAATCGTTTTTTAGCGCCCTATGGGCGGATGATTGGGCCGGACCCTTCCAGCTCGAATCGTGCCGTCATCGGGGGGTGTCTGGCTAACAATGCCACGGGGGCGCATTCCTTGGTTTACGGCCATTTTGACCGCTGGGTCCAGCGGGTTCGGGCTGTCCTGGCCGATGGGACTGTCGTTGAGCTGGTCAACGGAGTAAAGCCCAATGAAGACAACGGGCCGGAATCGAAAATCGCCGGACAGTGTTTTGCGCTGCTTTCGGGGAAGGAATCCGTGATTCGAGCGGCTCGGCGCAAAACAGAGAGAAACCGAAGCGGGTATGCCATCGATGGAATTGTTCACGATGGAGTTGTGGACTTGGCCCGTCTGACGGCCGGTTCGGAGGGGACGTTGGCTGTCTTTACGGAAATTACACTCCGGACGGTTCCCGTTCCCCGATGCAAGGGGCTGGTTCAGCTGGAGTTTCCGTCTTTTGAGACGATGGCCCGTGCGATTCCTCTGATTTTGCGATGCGGTCCGGCGGCCTGTGAATTGATGGACCAGGGGCTGATGACGATGGCGCGTCAGGCCTATCCGAAATACCGCGATGTGCTGCCGGAAGGGTGCGCAGCCGCCTTGCTGGTGGAAATGACCGGAACCGATGAAAACGAGGTGCATGAGAAGCTCCAGCGGGTGCGTCTTTCAGTTGCGGATTTGGCCGTTCGGGCGGAGAATGTTCTGGAGGAGAGCAGACAGCAGCGTCTTTGGAAGGCCCGGAAGGATGCGGTACCGCTGCTGAATCGGCAAAAAGGACCGGCTCATCCGATACCGTTTATTGAAGATGTGTCGGTGGACCCTGTGCGGCTGGATGAATACATCGCCGGATTGGAGAAAATCGGCCGCCAATACGGAATTACGATGGCCTATTACGGGCATGCCGGCGACGGCGGAGTGCATATTCGCCCGTACATCGATTTGTCGAGGGAAGAGGGGGTTCGGCAGATGCGGGCGATGGCCGAGGAGGTTTTCGAACTGGCCTGGTCAATGGGGGGCTCTGTGAGCGGAGAGCATGCGGACGGTCTGGTGCGGGCGGCCTTTATTCGACGGCAATACGGGGATGCCTACTATGAACTGCTCAAGGGCGTCAAGCGGATTTTTGACCCGGAGGGGATTTTGAACCCCGGCAAGATTCTGAATGAGGACCCCGATGTGATGGTTCGCCATTTGCGTCTTCCGGGAGGAGATTTGGAAGGGAAGACCGCTTTGCTGCTGGGGCCGGAAGAGTTTCGATTTGAGGCCGAACAATGCAGCGGCTGCGGGGTCTGCCTGGCTCGTACGGAAGGGGCGAGGATGTGTCCGGTTTTTCGAGCGGTCAATGAAGAGCTGGCATCCAGCCGAGCCAAGGCCAATCTGCTGCGGTCTGCGGCGGCCCTTCCTCCGGAAGTCGGGACCTATGAGGCACAGGGGCTGCGGGAGGTTTTGTCTCTTTGCGTGAACTGCAAGATGTGTTCGGTTCAGTGTCCGGCGGGGGTGGATGTATCGAAACTGGTAATCGAGGCAAGGGCGCAGCTTGCCCGCAAGCTCGGATTTTCGGCGGCCCAGACCGTGCTTTCACGCAATCGTCTTGTCAGCTCGTTGGCGGCCGCTTTCGCCCCGCTGAGCAATTGGATTCTTCAGATACCGCTGAGCCGTCTTCTGATGGAAAAAACACTTGGGTTGGACCGGCATCGGGCT includes:
- a CDS encoding flagellar hook-length control protein FliK, with product MTQTAGIANILTAPIEPSARTTSTEAPLSETASRKKTQQHSESASLTHESNPSPSFTAGEASDNSFLKVLNSKLGKKQTNSQISKKPNKQDDGQNESPAEALLAKLSEALPLPEKGLFKNPGRPILLNSIQTPEKNLSFLPSSPKSTLKPSLEATSVPNHLNTSVERPPLKPTPAFQPNNISKVKNESAATDVVSAHSSAGQKVSSDSKGSSASPEHPAVSVNKQNLIIQNPPKEPSAPAPNLPPKPLLTIPGHQPAVSGKLNESESEAAAEISLDKAKVKRSLNLSGAFDSTPNQESKDKNPLSTDLFNPVSVSSRLPQNTEAGLTTRSGTAVSESVKVSAEPDTPLSASQQVLRNLQTAVQNNVQTIQIALSPEGLGIVRIKFDKIGDEITGLLEVQKEQTRQEIEKSLPNILASLESQGISIRKIEVSQMPNSEHKHTHSDGPSDWNLRYEMQEERYRRPQSPDGASMKASATEISATPDTQTSYPIHPDSENLNLFI
- a CDS encoding FAD-linked oxidase C-terminal domain-containing protein, with amino-acid sequence MKLKPETIGSQLAALVKGDVHIDIYNRVAFSTDASIYQIFPQCVVSVRDEEDIRRVIQYAREKGLSVAARGAGSGVAGESLTDGIVIDVRRYMDRILSVSEDGEQVTVQPGVVLDDLNRFLAPYGRMIGPDPSSSNRAVIGGCLANNATGAHSLVYGHFDRWVQRVRAVLADGTVVELVNGVKPNEDNGPESKIAGQCFALLSGKESVIRAARRKTERNRSGYAIDGIVHDGVVDLARLTAGSEGTLAVFTEITLRTVPVPRCKGLVQLEFPSFETMARAIPLILRCGPAACELMDQGLMTMARQAYPKYRDVLPEGCAAALLVEMTGTDENEVHEKLQRVRLSVADLAVRAENVLEESRQQRLWKARKDAVPLLNRQKGPAHPIPFIEDVSVDPVRLDEYIAGLEKIGRQYGITMAYYGHAGDGGVHIRPYIDLSREEGVRQMRAMAEEVFELAWSMGGSVSGEHADGLVRAAFIRRQYGDAYYELLKGVKRIFDPEGILNPGKILNEDPDVMVRHLRLPGGDLEGKTALLLGPEEFRFEAEQCSGCGVCLARTEGARMCPVFRAVNEELASSRAKANLLRSAAALPPEVGTYEAQGLREVLSLCVNCKMCSVQCPAGVDVSKLVIEARAQLARKLGFSAAQTVLSRNRLVSSLAAAFAPLSNWILQIPLSRLLMEKTLGLDRHRAFPKFERGSFIRKAQRFRRPAVSAAFTEKAAYFVDSFANWNDHSLGFAVVGVLEKLGVQVEVPLQRPAPLPAYVYGNLRTARRDLEYNLKQFVPLVQKGYEVVCSEPSAALCLKEEMKYLIQTQESSLLADQTWELMGYIRRILEHRGWGLIPLSDACRTVRYAYHAPCHLQALRQPSDTVDLLDRLGLKVVNLNGGCCGLAGTAGMQSQKAKLSEAIGESLKKKIEQVNPDIVLTECAACAMQIEHLTGRKTLHPIKLLWEYGWKE